Proteins co-encoded in one Pseudoliparis swirei isolate HS2019 ecotype Mariana Trench chromosome 7, NWPU_hadal_v1, whole genome shotgun sequence genomic window:
- the LOC130197011 gene encoding cilia- and flagella-associated protein 46-like isoform X2 produces the protein MSVNRHFGHLQVLEPKSTTNTGMQEEAVYSMFQCRRRRAQQLLAQALSEAVGLMLHHRLPSSTLAAASLDMLECQGRSDHAAPGQYFALFQSCCTVAAMAAVLSAASTGASRPSARLGPHRKLLSREERPGDTPTGAQASPRHKEPQHAMERTPAS, from the exons ATGTCGGTAAACAGGCATTTTGGTCAC ttacaggtactggaacccaaaagcacgacaaacacaggaatgcaggaggaggcagtttactcaATGTTTCAG tgtAGGAGGCGTAGAGCCCAGCAGCTGCTGGCTCAGGCTCTGTCTGAGGCCGTCGGCCTGATGCTCCACCACCGGCTGCCCTCCTCCACGCTCGCCGCCGCCTCCCTCGACATGTTGGAGTGTCAAGGCCGGTCCGACCATGCGGCGCCGGGTCAATACTTCGCCTTGTTCCAG AGCTGCTGCACCGTCGCCGCGATGGCCGCGGTCCTGAGCGCCGCCAGCACCGGCGCGTCCCGACCCTCGGCTCGGCTCGGTCCGCACAGGAAGCTGCTTTCCCGGGAGGAGAGGCCCGGCGACACGCCGACGGGGGCGCAGGCCTCTCCCAG gCACAAAGAACCACAGCATGCAATGGAGAGAACACCAGCATCCTAA
- the LOC130196213 gene encoding LOW QUALITY PROTEIN: cyclin-O-like (The sequence of the model RefSeq protein was modified relative to this genomic sequence to represent the inferred CDS: inserted 2 bases in 1 codon), with product MVSSVNGEHASSDAAHKQRLTADPTPPPTEARATARHRKQTXVSKLSDSGFEEDLRSSPICSPVRADVSPLHSADPPAGQLSNWYLQYGDVGFQIQRDNEAQFHSGKSLARQPQLTAEARCKLVSWLVPVHKHFRLSFECCCLAVNIVDRFMASTPVAADCFQLLGVTALLLASKQVEVGSPRIGHLLALCCDLECLVLRRLNFRLAAPTLAFFLDYYANYPDAAGPGRRGNLARNVCELSLADYAPAAR from the exons atGGTGTCATCTGTGAACGGAGAGCATGCGAGCTCCGACGCCGCTCACAAACAGAGGCTGACGGCCGACCCGACCCCTCCACCAACAGAGGCGCGCGCGACGGCCCGGCACAGAAAGCAGAC CGTTTCCAAATTGAGCGACTCCGGTTTCGAGGAAGACCTGCGATCGTCCCCGATTTGCTCCCCGGTTCGGGCGGACGTGTCCCCGCTGCACTCGGCGGACCCTCCCGCGGGACAGCTGTCCAACTGGTACCTCCAGTACGGCGACGTGGGTTTCCAGATCCAGAGGGACAACGAGGCGCAGTTTCATTCTGGCAAAAGCTTGGCACGCCAGCCACAA CTGACAGCGGAGGCCCGCTGTAAGCTCGTCAGCTGGCTCGTCCCCGTCCATAAACACTTCCGTCTGTCCTTCGAGTGCTGCTGCCTGGCGGTGAACATCGTGGACAGGTTCATGGCGTCCACGCCGGTGGCCGCGGACTGCTTCCAGCTGCTGGGCGTCACTGCGCTCCTCCTGGCGAGCAAGCAG gtggaggtgggctcGCCGCGCATCGGCCACCTCCTCGCGCTGTGCTGCGACCTGGAGTGTCTCGTCCTCCGCCGCCTGAACTTCCGGCTCGCCGCGCCCACGCTGGCCTTCTTCCTGGACTACTACGCCAACTATCCGGACGCAGCGGGACCCGGGCGGCGCGGCAACCTCGCGCGCAACGTGTGCGAGTTGAGTCTGGCGGACTACGCGCCCGCTGCGCGCTGA
- the LOC130197011 gene encoding cilia- and flagella-associated protein 46-like isoform X3 has product MSVNRHFGHCRRRRAQQLLAQALSEAVGLMLHHRLPSSTLAAASLDMLECQGRSDHAAPGQYFALFQSCCTVAAMAAVLSAASTGASRPSARLGPHRKLLSREERPGDTPTGAQASPRYRVTKPPTHDLWMLS; this is encoded by the exons ATGTCGGTAAACAGGCATTTTGGTCAC tgtAGGAGGCGTAGAGCCCAGCAGCTGCTGGCTCAGGCTCTGTCTGAGGCCGTCGGCCTGATGCTCCACCACCGGCTGCCCTCCTCCACGCTCGCCGCCGCCTCCCTCGACATGTTGGAGTGTCAAGGCCGGTCCGACCATGCGGCGCCGGGTCAATACTTCGCCTTGTTCCAG AGCTGCTGCACCGTCGCCGCGATGGCCGCGGTCCTGAGCGCCGCCAGCACCGGCGCGTCCCGACCCTCGGCTCGGCTCGGTCCGCACAGGAAGCTGCTTTCCCGGGAGGAGAGGCCCGGCGACACGCCGACGGGGGCGCAGGCCTCTCCCAGGTACCGGGTCACCAAGCCCCCCACTCATGATTTATGGATGCTGTCGTAG
- the LOC130197011 gene encoding cilia- and flagella-associated protein 46-like isoform X1 has protein sequence MSVNRHFGHLQVLEPKSTTNTGMQEEAVYSMFQCRRRRAQQLLAQALSEAVGLMLHHRLPSSTLAAASLDMLECQGRSDHAAPGQYFALFQSCCTVAAMAAVLSAASTGASRPSARLGPHRKLLSREERPGDTPTGAQASPRYRVTKPPTHDLWMLS, from the exons ATGTCGGTAAACAGGCATTTTGGTCAC ttacaggtactggaacccaaaagcacgacaaacacaggaatgcaggaggaggcagtttactcaATGTTTCAG tgtAGGAGGCGTAGAGCCCAGCAGCTGCTGGCTCAGGCTCTGTCTGAGGCCGTCGGCCTGATGCTCCACCACCGGCTGCCCTCCTCCACGCTCGCCGCCGCCTCCCTCGACATGTTGGAGTGTCAAGGCCGGTCCGACCATGCGGCGCCGGGTCAATACTTCGCCTTGTTCCAG AGCTGCTGCACCGTCGCCGCGATGGCCGCGGTCCTGAGCGCCGCCAGCACCGGCGCGTCCCGACCCTCGGCTCGGCTCGGTCCGCACAGGAAGCTGCTTTCCCGGGAGGAGAGGCCCGGCGACACGCCGACGGGGGCGCAGGCCTCTCCCAGGTACCGGGTCACCAAGCCCCCCACTCATGATTTATGGATGCTGTCGTAG